In Spirosoma aureum, a single genomic region encodes these proteins:
- a CDS encoding DinB family protein produces MKNYLIHLLNYELWANQRVIEAIEGIDNPPARALAVMGHILSAQQVWFGRVTKETTFVSIWEDIPVSWMGETAERQHRKIVSYINALAEPELLQSFDYVTSKDQPFQSTLIDIVTHMSHHAAYHRGQVVQLIRPMLKEAPITDFIVWVREE; encoded by the coding sequence ATGAAAAACTACCTGATCCACTTACTGAACTACGAGCTCTGGGCGAACCAACGTGTCATTGAAGCGATAGAAGGTATTGACAATCCACCAGCGCGGGCACTTGCCGTGATGGGGCACATTTTATCCGCGCAACAGGTCTGGTTTGGCCGAGTGACAAAAGAGACGACATTTGTTTCCATCTGGGAGGATATTCCGGTAAGCTGGATGGGCGAAACCGCCGAGCGTCAACATCGAAAAATAGTCAGTTATATCAACGCTCTTGCCGAACCGGAATTGTTACAATCTTTTGATTACGTTACGTCTAAAGACCAACCATTTCAAAGCACCCTGATCGACATTGTGACGCACATGAGCCATCATGCGGCTTATCACCGGGGACAGGTAGTGCAACTCATACGCCCGATGTTGAAGGAAGCGCCCATCACAGACTTCATTGTCTGGGTCAGGGAAGAGTAG
- a CDS encoding class I SAM-dependent methyltransferase: protein MKTPKDIVREGYDRLAGAYRKHYQSDHETNYPNWLASLALLLPPASKVLELGCADGLPTAHILSQQFDYLGIDLSPVQIKLARQNVPAAQFAVADMTALSFPDQTFSGIVALYSIIHIPLPEQPALLKSLYNWLKPNGYLLCSVGTDEWTGTDENWIAPGASMYWSHTDASTYLSWFSAMGFTVVHSDFIPEGNSGHTLFLLRK from the coding sequence ATGAAAACGCCAAAAGACATCGTTCGGGAGGGTTATGATCGATTGGCCGGCGCTTATCGTAAACACTATCAATCGGATCACGAAACGAACTACCCGAATTGGTTAGCCAGTTTAGCTCTGCTCTTACCACCAGCCAGTAAAGTGCTGGAACTGGGGTGCGCCGATGGGCTACCAACTGCCCACATTCTTAGCCAGCAATTCGATTATCTGGGCATTGATCTGTCGCCTGTGCAAATTAAGCTAGCCCGGCAGAACGTTCCGGCGGCTCAGTTTGCCGTAGCCGACATGACAGCACTCTCGTTTCCGGATCAGACGTTCAGTGGTATCGTGGCGCTCTATTCAATTATTCACATTCCGCTACCAGAACAGCCAGCCTTACTAAAATCGTTGTATAACTGGCTTAAACCCAATGGCTATTTGCTCTGTAGCGTTGGAACGGACGAATGGACAGGCACTGACGAAAACTGGATAGCACCCGGTGCATCAATGTATTGGAGCCATACGGATGCCAGCACTTATTTATCCTGGTTTTCAGCAATGGGCTTTACAGTTGTGCACAGCGATTTTATTCCAGAAGGCAACTCAGGCCATACCTTGTTTTTGCTGAGAAAGTAA